From Chryseobacterium shandongense, the proteins below share one genomic window:
- a CDS encoding DUF3857 domain-containing protein — MIKILCTVALSAASLYYAQSFPASAIPENLKKNADAVVRKDFTTIQINKIDDIKYQIYTVTTVLNKDGDSDAQVYIPYEKGNSISEVRVNIYDEAGKKIKSFSKSDFNDFANNNQGTFYSENRIMVLPYMPTQYPYTVEFSYEIGDENTVFLPDFTPLRSTKVSLEEAQMKIINKSGIELKTKIYPSAYNYTSVIESENSGEKIFAYKNVPAIDDVFLLPQPVKILPKVSFALTKFNLEGKQGSINSWEDFGSWYYNSILQPVSVSTPAIKAEVMGLDLKGTTEDKVKKLYQHMQAKTRYIFVALGIGGWQPMLPDEVQKKGYGDCKGLTNYMKTLLDEAGIPSYYSVINSGTSHLFFDKDFPKMGGNHVILMVPTEKGNIWLENTSQQIAFNHLSYSTTGRNVLSIRKEGIELINTPDYTAEQSKEKQQLKIKINEDNSILGEGNFSYTGLQYDNNLILATLSSKERTEAVKGMFDILHFEKIEMKNFVNDKDNAVAKYDLDFKANNYSKNAGSSIIFRAVPIYPNSVYKNEENRELPFELRQSFEDEYEVSFILPQQYKIEEVPENVVLNSEFGTYKLSFVKNGESLKVNRSIRINKGIYPKEKYNDYINFRKKALNIDNSKILISKI, encoded by the coding sequence ATGATTAAAATACTTTGTACCGTAGCTCTCTCAGCAGCATCATTGTATTATGCACAGAGCTTTCCTGCTTCTGCAATTCCAGAAAATCTTAAAAAAAATGCAGATGCAGTTGTCAGAAAAGACTTTACAACCATTCAGATCAATAAGATCGATGATATCAAATACCAGATTTATACCGTAACAACAGTTCTTAATAAAGACGGAGATTCAGATGCACAGGTTTACATTCCATACGAAAAAGGAAACAGTATCTCCGAAGTGAGGGTGAATATCTATGATGAAGCCGGGAAAAAAATAAAGTCTTTTTCCAAATCCGATTTCAATGATTTTGCCAACAATAATCAGGGAACGTTTTATTCTGAAAACAGAATAATGGTCCTGCCTTATATGCCAACGCAATATCCTTATACTGTTGAATTTTCTTATGAGATTGGCGACGAAAATACGGTATTCTTACCGGATTTTACTCCTTTAAGATCTACAAAAGTTTCTTTGGAGGAAGCGCAGATGAAGATTATCAACAAATCCGGAATAGAACTTAAAACAAAAATATATCCGTCCGCTTATAACTATACTTCAGTAATTGAAAGTGAAAATTCAGGCGAAAAAATCTTTGCCTATAAAAATGTTCCTGCAATAGATGATGTATTTTTATTGCCTCAACCCGTAAAAATATTACCTAAAGTAAGCTTTGCATTAACGAAATTCAACCTTGAAGGAAAACAGGGGAGCATCAATAGCTGGGAAGATTTTGGGAGCTGGTACTACAATAGTATTTTGCAGCCGGTCTCTGTATCTACACCTGCTATTAAAGCTGAGGTGATGGGTCTTGATCTTAAAGGCACCACGGAAGATAAAGTAAAAAAACTGTACCAGCATATGCAAGCCAAAACAAGATATATTTTTGTGGCGCTTGGTATCGGTGGATGGCAGCCTATGCTTCCTGATGAAGTACAAAAAAAAGGGTATGGCGATTGTAAAGGGCTGACGAATTATATGAAAACTTTGCTGGATGAAGCAGGGATTCCTTCGTACTATTCGGTAATCAATTCGGGTACTTCACATCTATTTTTTGATAAAGATTTTCCAAAGATGGGAGGCAATCATGTAATTTTAATGGTGCCTACAGAAAAAGGAAATATATGGTTGGAAAACACTTCACAACAGATTGCATTTAATCATTTGAGCTATAGTACAACGGGCAGAAATGTTCTTTCAATAAGAAAAGAAGGGATAGAATTGATTAATACCCCGGATTATACAGCAGAACAAAGCAAAGAAAAGCAGCAGCTTAAAATCAAAATCAATGAAGATAACAGTATTTTGGGAGAGGGGAATTTTTCTTATACAGGACTTCAGTACGACAATAATTTAATTTTGGCCACCCTGTCTTCGAAAGAACGGACTGAGGCAGTAAAAGGTATGTTTGATATTTTGCATTTCGAAAAAATTGAGATGAAGAATTTCGTAAATGATAAAGATAATGCAGTCGCCAAGTACGATCTGGATTTCAAAGCCAACAATTATTCTAAAAATGCCGGAAGCAGTATTATCTTCAGAGCAGTCCCTATTTATCCTAACAGTGTTTATAAAAATGAGGAAAACAGAGAGTTGCCTTTTGAATTAAGACAGTCTTTTGAAGATGAGTATGAAGTGAGCTTTATTCTTCCGCAGCAATATAAAATAGAAGAAGTTCCCGAAAATGTTGTGTTGAATTCAGAATTCGGAACCTACAAGCTGAGTTTTGTAAAAAACGGAGAATCTCTTAAAGTAAACAGGTCCATCAGGATTAATAAAGGTATTTACCCTAAAGAAAAATATAACGATTATATCAATTTCAGAAAAAAAGCTTTAAACATTGATAACTCAAAAATTTTGATATCTAAAATTTAA
- the gyrB gene encoding DNA topoisomerase (ATP-hydrolyzing) subunit B, with protein MSQKQYTASSIQALEGMEHVRMRPSMYIGDVGVRGLHHLVYEVVDNSIDEALAGYCDTIFVAIKEGNGIEVSDNGRGIPVDFHEKEQKSALEVVMTKIGAGGKFDKDSYKVSGGLHGVGVSCVNALSNEMVTTVYRDGNVYQQIYSRGKAQTGVEEIGHSDNRGTKQFFQPDDTIFTELVYNYDTLASRLRELSYLNKGITITLTDERERLEDGSFRSEVFHSEGGLKEFVAYIDGNRESIMESVIFMEGERDDIPVEVAMRYNTSFTENLHSYVNNINTHEGGTHLAGFRRALTRTLKKYADDLGIPQKEKVEITGDDFREGLTAVISVKVMEPQFEGQTKTKLGNSEVSGAVDKIVGEMLTNFLEENPTEAKQIVQKVVLAAKARQAAKKAREMVQRKSPMGGSGLPGKLSDCSSKDPAESEIFLVEGDSAGGTAKQGRDRFFQAILPLRGKILNVEKSMLHKVYDNEEIKNIYTALGVSVGTEEDSKALNMSKLRYHKIVIMTDADIDGSHISTLILTFFFRYMKELIENGYIYIAQPPLYLLKKGNKKIYAYNEKEREEFTLEMSPDGKGVEVQRYKGLGEMNPEQLWETTLNPEHRILKQVTIDNAVEADSVFSMLMGDEVPPRREFIEKNAKYAKIDA; from the coding sequence ATGAGTCAGAAACAATATACAGCTAGTAGTATTCAGGCATTGGAAGGGATGGAGCACGTTCGTATGCGTCCTTCAATGTACATTGGTGATGTAGGAGTAAGAGGTCTACATCATTTGGTTTATGAAGTAGTGGATAATTCTATTGACGAGGCTTTGGCAGGATACTGCGACACAATCTTCGTTGCTATTAAAGAAGGAAACGGGATTGAGGTAAGTGACAATGGTAGAGGTATTCCGGTAGACTTTCATGAAAAAGAACAAAAATCTGCTCTTGAGGTTGTAATGACAAAAATCGGGGCCGGAGGTAAGTTCGACAAAGATTCTTACAAGGTTTCAGGGGGGCTTCACGGAGTTGGGGTATCGTGTGTGAATGCGCTTTCCAACGAAATGGTAACCACTGTTTACAGAGACGGAAACGTTTATCAGCAAATATATTCCAGAGGAAAGGCACAAACTGGTGTAGAAGAAATTGGTCACAGTGACAATAGAGGAACAAAGCAGTTCTTTCAGCCGGATGATACCATTTTTACGGAATTGGTTTACAATTACGATACGTTGGCTAGCCGTTTAAGAGAGCTTTCTTATTTGAATAAAGGAATTACGATTACCCTAACGGATGAAAGAGAAAGACTGGAAGACGGATCTTTCAGGTCTGAAGTTTTTCATTCCGAAGGCGGGTTAAAAGAATTCGTAGCATATATCGACGGAAACCGTGAATCGATCATGGAAAGCGTAATCTTCATGGAAGGGGAAAGAGATGATATTCCGGTTGAGGTTGCAATGCGTTACAACACATCATTTACTGAAAATCTTCACTCGTATGTTAATAACATCAATACCCATGAAGGTGGTACTCACTTGGCAGGTTTCAGACGTGCTTTAACGAGAACGCTTAAAAAATACGCTGATGATCTGGGAATTCCTCAGAAAGAAAAAGTAGAAATTACCGGAGACGACTTCCGTGAAGGGTTAACAGCTGTAATTTCAGTAAAAGTAATGGAACCTCAGTTTGAAGGACAGACCAAAACTAAACTCGGTAACTCAGAAGTTTCCGGTGCGGTAGATAAAATTGTTGGGGAAATGTTAACCAATTTCCTTGAAGAAAACCCAACTGAAGCGAAGCAGATTGTTCAAAAAGTGGTTTTAGCCGCAAAAGCAAGACAGGCAGCGAAAAAAGCCCGTGAAATGGTTCAGAGAAAATCTCCGATGGGAGGTTCGGGACTGCCGGGAAAACTTTCCGACTGTTCTTCAAAAGATCCGGCAGAATCTGAAATTTTCCTTGTAGAGGGAGATTCCGCGGGTGGAACGGCAAAACAGGGACGCGACCGATTTTTCCAGGCGATCCTTCCTTTGAGAGGAAAGATCCTGAATGTTGAAAAATCAATGCTTCATAAAGTATATGACAACGAAGAGATAAAAAATATTTATACCGCTCTTGGAGTATCTGTAGGAACAGAAGAAGATAGCAAGGCTCTGAATATGTCTAAATTAAGATATCATAAAATCGTAATCATGACCGATGCCGATATTGACGGATCTCACATTTCTACGTTGATCTTAACATTCTTCTTCAGATATATGAAAGAGCTGATTGAAAACGGATACATTTATATCGCTCAGCCTCCTTTATATTTACTGAAAAAAGGAAACAAAAAGATCTATGCTTATAATGAAAAAGAACGTGAAGAATTTACTCTTGAAATGTCTCCGGACGGAAAAGGGGTAGAAGTACAGCGTTACAAAGGTCTTGGAGAGATGAATCCTGAGCAGCTTTGGGAAACCACTCTTAATCCGGAACACAGAATTCTTAAGCAGGTAACTATCGATAACGCTGTTGAAGCAGACAGTGTATTCTCCATGCTTATGGGAGACGAGGTTCCTCCAAGAAGAGAATTTATTGAAAAGAATGCAAAATATGCTAAAATTGATGCATAG
- a CDS encoding cytochrome ubiquinol oxidase subunit I: MDDFLAARAQMAMSLGFHIIFSCVGMVMPFLMAFAHWKYLKTNNEIYKGLTKAWSKGVAILFATGAVSGTMLSFELGLLWPQFMKHAGPIFGMPFSLEGTAFFIEAIAIGFFLYGWNRFNKWFHWFCGFLVGVSGLASGILVVAANAWMNSPSGFDYVDGQYLNIDPIKAMFNEAWFPQALHMTVAAFCATGFAVAGVHAYMILRKKNIEFHTKAFKIAAGFALIGAFGAPLSGDVAAKSVAERQPIKLAAMEAHFNTEKGAAFVIGGIPNKEKAEIKYAIKIPKVLSFLVSNDFNSEVKGLNDFPRDEWPPVIVVHFAFQIMIFFGVIMIIIGMIYLFAVFFKKEWLKKNWLLKTFLVATPFGYIALEAGWTVTEVGRQPWIIYGIMRTADAVTPMPGIQYSFYFFTAVFVSLSFVIIFLLTRQIKMVPKLYDPTDPQFNAKQKKL, translated from the coding sequence ATGGACGATTTCCTTGCAGCCCGTGCCCAAATGGCAATGTCCCTTGGTTTTCATATTATTTTTTCGTGTGTAGGAATGGTTATGCCCTTTCTTATGGCTTTCGCCCACTGGAAATATTTAAAAACAAATAATGAAATTTACAAAGGGCTCACCAAAGCATGGAGCAAAGGCGTCGCCATACTTTTTGCTACCGGAGCCGTTTCCGGAACGATGCTTTCTTTTGAGCTTGGTCTTCTCTGGCCACAGTTTATGAAACATGCAGGTCCCATTTTCGGGATGCCTTTTTCTTTGGAAGGTACTGCTTTTTTTATCGAAGCGATCGCTATAGGTTTTTTCCTGTACGGGTGGAACAGATTCAACAAATGGTTTCATTGGTTTTGCGGTTTTCTGGTAGGAGTGAGTGGCTTGGCTTCAGGAATTTTAGTCGTTGCTGCTAATGCGTGGATGAATTCGCCTTCGGGATTTGATTATGTTGATGGGCAATATTTAAATATAGATCCAATAAAAGCTATGTTTAATGAAGCATGGTTTCCGCAAGCCCTACACATGACGGTTGCAGCATTTTGCGCGACAGGATTTGCGGTTGCAGGTGTTCATGCCTATATGATCCTTCGGAAAAAAAATATTGAATTTCATACAAAAGCGTTTAAAATTGCTGCCGGATTCGCTTTAATCGGAGCATTTGGAGCACCTTTGAGCGGTGATGTTGCAGCAAAATCGGTGGCAGAAAGACAGCCAATAAAATTAGCTGCCATGGAAGCACATTTTAATACAGAAAAAGGCGCTGCTTTTGTGATCGGCGGAATTCCGAATAAAGAAAAAGCAGAAATAAAATATGCCATAAAAATCCCTAAAGTGTTAAGTTTTCTGGTAAGCAACGATTTCAACTCTGAAGTAAAAGGGCTGAATGATTTCCCAAGAGATGAATGGCCGCCTGTGATCGTCGTTCATTTTGCCTTTCAGATCATGATTTTCTTCGGAGTAATTATGATTATTATAGGAATGATTTATTTATTTGCCGTGTTTTTCAAAAAAGAATGGCTGAAAAAAAACTGGCTGCTGAAAACTTTTCTGGTGGCAACACCTTTTGGTTATATCGCACTCGAAGCGGGTTGGACGGTGACAGAAGTCGGCAGGCAACCCTGGATCATATACGGAATTATGAGGACTGCAGACGCAGTAACGCCAATGCCGGGAATACAGTATTCTTTTTATTTCTTTACCGCTGTATTTGTTTCGCTGTCCTTTGTTATTATTTTCCTTCTTACAAGGCAGATCAAAATGGTTCCGAAGCTTTACGATCCTACCGATCCTCAGTTTAACGCTAAACAAAAAAAATTATGA